The following are encoded together in the Salvia hispanica cultivar TCC Black 2014 chromosome 6, UniMelb_Shisp_WGS_1.0, whole genome shotgun sequence genome:
- the LOC125192602 gene encoding probable E3 ubiquitin-protein ligase ZFP1 → MGHRNTQFTGHITDMETDQQGHDPEPCIFDGSIANFPHHSFHSMVPAPGNQGNFNFHHIPERHDSTLFYGMPQLNGPQRQHPAPNLDLAIAAPSGHYHPYMAPPSGIRDFPVQVNHGTHDQLALSRVVGIPTDTYSSSIAYMDSMRASLKRKNAEGASGSYHYHNASAGPSSSVAARAPMVVESDITLIDPTSFLVPNFGSNDPTLAVESGSQRSARNRLRMVGHESTVTHNGGHLIQGNFAAPAGNPWLDIRYGANNGDVGTFTWAHAPLHYAHVPEMLGSVSNRSTGGFLPQGVQVPPPSMQGIRGYNFNLPSQVAASAHQISMISAPNTGITHIQDARSFFVAPVPPRREIMLGASARHQALPHMRVLPEDEVAILGIHEASDALDHMRLDIDHMSYEELLALGEQIGSVGTGVSVEFLGNHLKLRTFSSGINLEEAACQDQQINFCVICQTEYEDGEEIGGVDCGHEYHRECIKKWLLTKNTCPVCKSTALNPERLP, encoded by the exons ATGGGACACCGAAATACTCAGTTCACTGGTCATATAACTGATATGGAAACCGATCAACAAGGCCACGATCCTGAACCTTGCATCTTTGATGGGAGTATAGCGAACTTTCCTCATCATAGTTTTCACTCAATGGTCCCCGCACCAGGAAACCAGGGTAATTTCAACTTCCACCATATTCCAGAACGTCATGACAGTACCTTGTTCTATGGAATGCCACAGTTAAATGGTCCCCAGCGTCAGCATCCAGCCCCGAATCTCGATTTAGCTATCGCTGCACCATCCGGCCATTATCATCCATATATGGCTCCCCCATCTGGTATTAGAGATTTCCCTGTCCAAGTCAATCATGGGACACATGATCAGTTGGCACTTTCGCGGGTCGTTGGTATACCTACAGACACCTACAGCAGTAGCATAGCGTACATGGACAGCATGAGAGCGTcattgaagaggaaaaatgCGGAGGGGGCTTCCGGTAGTTACCATTATCATAATGCTTCTGCAGGTCCTAGTTCTTCTGTTGCGGCTAGGGCTCCTATGGTTGTGGAATCTGATATTACCTTAATAGACCCGACTTCTTTCCTTGTGCCTAATTTTGGGAGTAATGACCCGACATTAGCTGTTGAAAGTGGCTCCCAGAGAAGTGCGAGGAACAGGCTCCGCATGGTTGGACACGAGTCTACTGTGACACATAATGGTGGCCATTTGATTCAAGGCAACTTTGCTGCTCCGGCCGGAAATCCTTGGTTGGACATACGTTATGGTGCAAACAACGGTGATGTTGGCACTTTTACATGGGCTCATGCTCCTTTACACTACGCGCATG TTCCTGAAATGCTGGGTAGCGTGAGTAATAGGAGCACCGGTGGCTTTCTTCCTCAAGGTGTTCAAGTCCCACCGCCTTCTATGCAAGGCATCCGAGGATACAATTTTAACCTCCCATCACAAGTGGCTGCATCTGCCCATCAAATCTCAATGATTAGTGCACCGAATACCGGAATCACTCATATCCAGGATGCCAGGTCATTTTTTGTGGCGCCCGTTCCACCACGGAGGGAAATCATGCTTGGTGCTAGTGCACGCCACCAAGCTCTTCCTCACATGAGAGTTCTTCCAGAGGAT GAAGTCGCCATACTAGGTATCCACGAAGCAAGTGATGCTCTTGATCATATGCGCTTGGACATAGATCACATGTCGTATGAG GAGCTTCTTGCGTTGGGAGAGCAGATCGGCAGTGTGGGCACCGGAGTATCTGTGGAATTCCTCGGAAATCATTTGAAGCTAAGAACATTTTCTTCCGGCATCAACCTTGAAGAAGCAGCATGCCAGGATCAACAAATCAATTTCTGTGTCATATGCCAG ACGGAATACGAGGATGGGGAAGAAATTGGAGGTGTGGACTGTGGACATGAATACCACAGAGAGTGCATAAAAAAGTGGCTGCTCACGAAGAACACTTGCCCCGTCTGCAAATCAACGGCCTTGAACCCGGAACGCTTACCCTAA
- the LOC125192603 gene encoding ras-related protein Rab11B — translation MAGGYRADDDYDYLFKLVLIGDSGVGKSNLLSRFTRNEFNLESKSTIGVEFATRSIRVDDKIIKAQIWDTAGQERYRAITSAYYRGAVGALLVYDVTRHITFENVERWLKELRDHTDQNIVIMLVGNKADLRHLRAVSTEDATAFAERENTYFMETSALESLNVENAFTEALTQIYHVVSRKALDIGDDPSALPKGQTINIGDDVSAVKKVGCCSV, via the exons ATGGCCGGGGGATATAGGGCGGACGACGACTACGATTATCTCTTCAAGCTGGTGCTGATCGGCGATTCCGGCGTCGGTAAATCGAATCTGCTCTCCCGATTTACGCGGAACGAGTTCAACCTCGAGTCAAAGTCTACCATAGGCGTCGAGTTCGCCACGCGGAGTATTCGCGTCGACGATAAGATTATCAAGGCTCAGATTTGGGATACCGCTGGCCAGGAACG ATACCGTGCAATCACAAGTGCCTACTACCGGGGAGCTGTTGGGGCGTTGCTTGTCTATGATGTGACTCGGCACATCACGTTTGAGAATGTTGAGAGATGGTTGAAAGAGCTCCGTGATCACACGGACCAGAACATCGTGATCATGCTCGTGGGAAACAAGGCAGATCTGCGCCACCTACGCGCTGTTTCCACTGAGGATGCCACTGCCTTTGCCGAGAGGGAAAACACCTATTTCATGGAGACGTCTGCCCTCGAGTCTTTGAACGTTGAGAACGCTTTCACAGAGGCGCTAACCCAAATATACCATGTAGTTAGTCGCAAAGCACTTGATATCGGAGATGATCCTTCCGCTTTGCCCAAGGGACAAACCATAAACATTGGGGACGACGTCTCAGCCGTGAAAAAGGTAGGTTGTTGCTCGGTATGA